The following coding sequences are from one Acidobacteriota bacterium window:
- a CDS encoding HNH endonuclease encodes MPPSTLDTQIRLAAFNWLARQNADPERLLSWQALRAGFEFGGRSIPLISQRGIWKPAIIPEVPLSITTSPGNPYKDELTDDGFLIYHYCGSDPNHRDNKGLRKAFEQRTPLVYLHGVLKGRYLAAWPVYVVEDDPPHRRVVIAFDEQPAVGSIPQIFSVDWTRGSDAETIRRRYATRSVRQRLHQRTFRERVLEAYRHTCALCRLRHDQLLDAAHIVPDSDDRGVARVSNGLALCKLHHAAFDNYFIGIRPDHIVEVRPDVLEESDGPMLLHGLKEMHHRRISVPRAEQYRPDSRLLEIRYEKFRKVG; translated from the coding sequence ATGCCCCCGTCCACCCTCGACACACAGATCCGCCTGGCGGCCTTCAACTGGCTGGCCCGTCAGAACGCAGATCCCGAGCGACTGCTTTCCTGGCAGGCGCTGCGCGCCGGTTTCGAGTTCGGGGGACGCAGCATTCCGCTGATCAGCCAGAGGGGCATCTGGAAACCCGCCATCATCCCGGAAGTCCCTTTGTCGATCACCACCAGCCCGGGGAACCCCTACAAAGACGAGCTGACTGACGACGGCTTTTTGATATACCACTACTGCGGCAGCGACCCCAACCACCGCGACAACAAAGGACTCCGCAAGGCCTTCGAACAGCGGACGCCTCTCGTCTACCTGCATGGCGTGCTGAAAGGACGGTACCTGGCAGCCTGGCCGGTGTACGTCGTCGAGGACGACCCCCCGCACAGGCGCGTGGTCATCGCCTTCGACGAGCAGCCCGCGGTCGGTTCGATCCCGCAGATCTTCTCCGTGGACTGGACCCGGGGAAGCGATGCGGAGACGATTCGCCGCCGCTATGCAACGCGCAGCGTCAGGCAACGTTTGCATCAACGCACGTTTCGCGAGCGCGTCCTCGAGGCGTACCGGCACACCTGCGCCCTGTGCCGGCTGCGCCACGACCAGTTGCTCGATGCCGCCCATATCGTCCCGGACTCCGACGACCGGGGTGTCGCCCGCGTTTCCAACGGCCTGGCCCTGTGCAAGCTGCACCACGCCGCCTTCGACAACTACTTCATCGGGATCCGACCGGACCACATCGTGGAGGTGCGACCCGACGTCCTCGAGGAATCCGACGGCCCGATGCTCCTCCATGGCCTGAAGGAGATGCACCACCGGCGCATATCGGTTCCCCGGGCCGAACAGTACCGACCGGACAGCCGCCTGCTCGAAATACGCTACGAGAAGTTTCGCAAGGTGGGCTAG
- a CDS encoding glycosyltransferase family 39 protein, which produces MNTRPSSSPPPGPTTALPRLAFVVAALGVVGVFLFLQWLRYGEPLGLDQGLFACFGRWGLEGWLPYRDIWDQKPPGLTHVYALAFALFGVRVPAVWLLEGLVLAAESLLAFALARRLWGRWAGLIAALLLPTGLWAPQWQGYWSRAQGELWLALPVLGAAWLSLDAGERASRALWVGVLIGVAGQFKMPALALAAIWPWLWLEPRQPMAWVRRGLLLAAGMVLAWVPAFVYFALRGGVGEFYEAVFVFPRVFHHVTAEFRNWGHVIAWVPRGVWFGIPTAVVGAGLCLLRLARGRDRLLAWVLPWLLLPVVVVIIQGQMANYHYLLTVPAFAVAAGGGIAWLGESFGAGGRRRVLAAAGLLLLVVVAAGELGRWTGDPQLQAAWAYRTGAIGRDAYLRRIAQGSFEPALEEQVARVVARASAPGESLLVWGLGPGIYFLADRHPVTRYPFHHLFLTGERLSVAIGGLEQRRREFLERFDRDPPGVILVGRGDLNPFEGEDSYAQMIKFDPLRRRVQADYRVDREVGRWLVYRRGSAQAGQGAADRR; this is translated from the coding sequence GTGAATACGCGACCCTCCTCGAGCCCTCCCCCCGGCCCCACCACCGCCCTGCCGCGCCTGGCCTTCGTCGTCGCGGCGCTGGGGGTGGTCGGTGTTTTCCTGTTTCTCCAGTGGTTGCGCTACGGCGAGCCCCTGGGGCTCGACCAGGGGCTGTTCGCCTGCTTCGGCCGCTGGGGCCTCGAAGGATGGCTGCCCTATCGGGACATCTGGGACCAGAAGCCGCCGGGGCTGACCCACGTCTACGCCCTGGCCTTCGCCCTCTTCGGTGTGCGGGTGCCGGCGGTGTGGCTGCTCGAGGGCCTCGTGCTGGCGGCCGAGAGCCTGCTGGCCTTCGCCCTGGCGCGGCGGCTGTGGGGGCGTTGGGCGGGGTTGATCGCCGCCCTGCTGCTGCCGACCGGACTGTGGGCGCCCCAGTGGCAGGGCTACTGGTCGAGGGCCCAGGGGGAGCTGTGGCTCGCCCTGCCCGTGCTCGGAGCCGCCTGGCTGAGCCTGGACGCGGGCGAGCGCGCCTCCCGCGCCCTGTGGGTGGGCGTGCTGATCGGCGTGGCGGGCCAGTTCAAGATGCCCGCCCTGGCGCTGGCTGCCATCTGGCCCTGGCTGTGGCTCGAGCCCCGGCAGCCGATGGCGTGGGTCCGGCGGGGCCTTCTGCTCGCTGCGGGGATGGTGCTGGCCTGGGTCCCCGCCTTCGTCTACTTCGCCCTGCGAGGCGGGGTGGGGGAGTTCTACGAGGCGGTGTTCGTCTTCCCGCGGGTCTTCCACCACGTCACCGCGGAGTTCCGCAACTGGGGCCACGTGATCGCCTGGGTTCCCCGAGGAGTGTGGTTCGGAATTCCCACGGCGGTGGTCGGCGCGGGGCTGTGCCTGCTCAGGCTGGCCCGGGGGCGGGATCGCCTGCTGGCCTGGGTGCTGCCCTGGCTGCTGCTGCCGGTGGTGGTGGTGATCATCCAGGGGCAGATGGCCAACTACCACTACCTGCTGACCGTGCCCGCCTTCGCGGTGGCGGCGGGGGGCGGGATCGCCTGGCTCGGCGAGTCCTTCGGCGCGGGCGGCCGCCGCCGCGTCCTGGCCGCCGCCGGCCTGCTGCTGCTGGTCGTGGTGGCCGCCGGCGAGCTGGGCCGCTGGACCGGCGACCCCCAGCTCCAGGCGGCCTGGGCCTACCGCACGGGCGCCATCGGTCGCGATGCTTACCTGCGCCGGATCGCGCAGGGCAGCTTCGAGCCCGCGCTCGAAGAGCAGGTCGCCCGGGTGGTGGCCCGGGCCAGCGCGCCGGGCGAGTCGCTGCTGGTCTGGGGCCTGGGACCGGGAATCTACTTCCTCGCCGACCGCCATCCGGTCACCCGCTATCCCTTCCACCATCTCTTTCTCACCGGCGAGCGGCTCTCGGTGGCCATCGGCGGACTCGAGCAGCGGCGGCGGGAGTTTCTCGAACGGTTCGACCGGGATCCACCGGGGGTGATCCTGGTTGGCCGAGGCGACCTCAACCCCTTCGAGGGGGAGGACTCCTACGCCCAGATGATCAAGTTCGACCCTCTCCGCCGGCGGGTGCAGGCCGACTACCGCGTGGACCGGGAGGTGGGCCGCTGGCTGGTCTACCGCCGCGGCTCAGCGCAGGCGGGCCAGGGCGCCGCGGATCGCCGCTGA
- a CDS encoding sulfatase-like hydrolase/transferase produces the protein MAYPRWLPAALPAILLALMGASCSSAPPRAGLDSLLLITVDTLRADHLGCYDPRTPVPTPRIDTLAAEGLLARRAWTTVPITAPSHATILSGLGPLAHGVRNNYRYRLPGDVPTLATILGARGRRTAAFVAAYTASRDFGLDHGFELFDDDLGVDAQGRPRSQRPGDEVVDRALRWIEAHGSQPFFVWVHLFDPHSPYEAPEPHRSAHPTDPYAGEVAFTDAQVGRLLDALAASPAAPHTVTALVADHGESLGEHGEEEHGMLLYEATIRVPLLIRAPGRITAGSVIEGGVSTTDLAPTLLGLLDVTPGEDFEGRDLLADPPSADRPLYTESIYAHEELGWSPLYGLRQGDWVYIAAPREELYDLATDPAERHNLAAEHPERTARMRTTLEEMQRRRLRAERIQSALGSGGQLEAEDMARLESLGYAAGGAAAPPDDPLPPVTGRNPVDNLVDYQVLIRAQHLILAGQAPAAVRMLRRLNRDDPGNPQYQLKLALALENVDDPAAADATYRELVRDHPSFLLGHRFYAAFLEARRRAEEACALWARFAGAYPEAVGAVAELARCEIDLGRAPRALERLERHVDRHPGDPQAWTQLGRARGAVGNAGGALEAFARALALRGSDRKALDALVTFANASGETRRARRLLESLPAYGKGSAAIRGALARLR, from the coding sequence ATGGCATACCCGCGATGGCTGCCGGCAGCGTTGCCGGCGATACTGCTCGCGCTGATGGGAGCATCCTGCTCGAGCGCCCCGCCCCGCGCGGGCCTCGACTCGCTGCTGCTGATCACCGTCGACACCCTCAGGGCCGACCACCTCGGCTGCTACGACCCCCGGACGCCGGTTCCCACACCCCGCATCGACACCCTCGCCGCCGAGGGTCTGCTGGCCCGCCGGGCCTGGACCACCGTACCGATCACCGCCCCCTCCCACGCCACGATTCTCAGCGGCCTCGGCCCGCTGGCCCACGGGGTGCGCAACAACTACCGCTATCGCCTGCCCGGGGACGTGCCCACCCTGGCCACGATCCTCGGCGCCCGGGGGCGGCGCACCGCCGCCTTCGTCGCCGCCTACACCGCTTCACGGGATTTCGGCCTGGACCACGGCTTCGAGCTGTTCGACGACGACCTGGGCGTCGACGCTCAGGGTCGACCCCGCTCCCAGCGCCCGGGCGACGAGGTGGTCGATCGCGCCCTGCGCTGGATCGAGGCCCACGGCTCGCAACCGTTCTTCGTCTGGGTCCATCTCTTCGATCCGCACTCTCCCTACGAAGCGCCGGAACCCCACCGCTCGGCCCACCCCACCGACCCCTACGCGGGCGAGGTGGCCTTCACCGACGCCCAGGTGGGTCGACTGCTCGACGCCCTGGCCGCCTCTCCCGCCGCGCCCCACACGGTCACCGCCCTGGTGGCCGACCACGGCGAGTCCCTCGGCGAGCACGGCGAGGAAGAGCACGGCATGCTGCTCTACGAGGCGACGATCCGGGTCCCGCTGCTGATCCGCGCTCCCGGTCGCATCACCGCCGGCTCGGTGATCGAGGGCGGCGTCAGCACCACCGACCTGGCCCCCACCCTGCTCGGCCTGCTGGATGTCACCCCCGGGGAGGACTTCGAGGGCCGTGACCTGCTCGCCGATCCGCCGAGCGCCGACCGCCCCCTCTACACCGAGTCGATCTATGCGCACGAGGAGCTGGGCTGGTCACCCCTCTACGGCCTGCGCCAGGGCGACTGGGTCTACATCGCCGCTCCCCGGGAAGAACTCTACGACCTGGCCACCGACCCCGCCGAGCGCCACAACCTGGCCGCCGAGCATCCCGAGCGGACGGCCCGGATGCGGACCACCCTCGAGGAGATGCAGCGCAGGCGGCTGCGGGCCGAACGGATCCAAAGCGCCCTGGGCAGCGGCGGCCAGCTCGAGGCCGAGGACATGGCCCGTCTCGAAAGCCTGGGCTATGCCGCCGGGGGCGCCGCCGCTCCCCCGGACGACCCGTTGCCTCCCGTCACCGGGCGCAACCCGGTGGACAACCTGGTCGACTACCAGGTGCTGATCCGCGCCCAGCACCTGATCCTCGCCGGCCAGGCCCCCGCCGCGGTACGCATGCTCCGGCGGCTCAACCGCGACGATCCGGGCAACCCCCAGTACCAGCTCAAACTGGCTCTGGCCCTCGAAAACGTGGACGACCCTGCCGCCGCCGACGCCACCTACCGGGAACTGGTCCGGGACCACCCCTCCTTCCTCCTCGGTCACCGCTTCTACGCGGCTTTCCTCGAGGCCCGACGACGCGCGGAGGAGGCCTGCGCCCTGTGGGCCCGCTTCGCCGGCGCCTACCCGGAGGCGGTGGGAGCCGTGGCGGAACTGGCCCGCTGCGAGATCGACCTGGGTCGGGCGCCGAGGGCCCTCGAGCGCCTCGAGCGGCACGTCGATCGGCACCCGGGGGACCCGCAGGCCTGGACCCAGCTCGGCCGGGCCCGGGGAGCGGTCGGCAACGCGGGGGGGGCTCTCGAGGCCTTCGCCCGGGCGCTGGCCTTGCGCGGCAGCGACCGCAAGGCCCTCGATGCCCTGGTCACTTTCGCCAATGCCAGCGGCGAGACCCGCCGGGCCCGGCGCCTGCTCGAATCGTTGCCGGCCTACGGCAAGGGCTCAGCGGCGATCCGCGGCGCCCTGGCCCGCCTGCGCTGA
- a CDS encoding proprotein convertase P-domain-containing protein, translated as MTAKQTSTLRTLWVCAWILSLVLPASAVQPREHLARYDGALKPRLGGAVAIRPMAVDQLPAADALRRGWEEFIAGQDGTWKIYLDPRSALPALAEGRGIAWVPGAGNTLPADGPVTLERLERLAREFLSDHRTLLGDWNDRIELDRQASAMRRPGVYQLVFRQVVDGVPVSNARLDFHVAAGNLVAFGTHRWARATVDGVPRIDAAEAQTILDAYLGGDDRDARLPADPPELTLLALDPRMESSPTPWRGARGEGLIHRLIWRLSFRVAGEAPLWVGEIDAHSGEVLAFYDAAHYASVRGGVFPRMGNGDCATGGCDFPHPLPFADLSEDGQPTVFTDDFGVYSCNSDLAPVTTSLDGRYVRIDDACGPISRTAVCGEGLDLGQRAGENCAVQPAASAGNTSAARTAFYDINRAKQAARAYMPDSAWLQGVLTVNTNVNNTCNASYSGQINMFRAGNGCGNTGENLGVLVHEWGHGMDDNDGGGFDNPSEAYADVVAIFWSHDSCIGPGFYVDGRTCSGFGDTCLDCTGVREMDWARRQAGEPATPAGFVDPRCGSGDGPCGRQVHCESHPISESIFDLATRDLPAMGLDPASAWQLAEKLWYETRTGSGGDIYNCSLPDSDSCGSSSWYQQMRVADDDDGDLSNGTPHAAALFAAFDRHAIACGTAGDPQNQNFSSCPTLAAPQLAASPSGGGVELTWDTVPEAATYTVFRGDLGCDAQAVNIATVDAPATSFFDDNVSEDFIVNYRVRPNAANPACSGPVSNCVRIPETAKLILNAHRVDDSGANGDGDGRLEPGETITLPTSLFNYGAADALEVNGGLRTLDPRVVRVLTPDTTWPDILQTEVQESLAPHFRLTVLPDAVCGDVLGFALDSQALDVPLHTDLFDIGMGVFVRDYLNDQDTNIPNQTTEPVISTITIDDVRTVTDLDVSIDISAIRSSDLIVEVSSPAGTTVRLKNQTSGGLDTRYDRDRQPDGPGVMSDFDGEPLEGTWTLSIQDVVPGPFPTGSTLRSWTIHATVDEPFDCAAFSCSDVIPGAVPPTMTVEKAGADLVFDWQMAADADGYNLLADDDARLDTPALVGQTSGGTTLTLSGAAGGRAGSIRHYVVRGTNTCNWEGP; from the coding sequence GTGACTGCAAAGCAGACAAGCACTCTGCGCACGCTGTGGGTGTGCGCCTGGATCCTCAGCCTCGTCCTGCCCGCGTCGGCGGTGCAGCCACGCGAACACCTGGCGCGCTACGACGGCGCCCTCAAACCCCGCCTCGGTGGCGCGGTGGCGATCCGCCCCATGGCCGTCGATCAGCTCCCCGCCGCCGATGCCCTGCGCCGCGGCTGGGAGGAGTTCATCGCCGGGCAGGACGGCACCTGGAAGATCTACCTCGACCCGCGCAGCGCCCTGCCCGCCCTCGCCGAAGGACGCGGCATCGCCTGGGTCCCGGGAGCCGGCAACACCCTGCCAGCCGACGGGCCGGTCACCCTCGAGCGCCTCGAGCGTCTGGCCCGGGAGTTCCTCAGCGACCACCGGACGCTGCTCGGCGATTGGAACGACCGGATCGAACTCGACCGCCAGGCCTCGGCCATGCGGCGCCCCGGCGTGTACCAACTGGTCTTCAGGCAAGTCGTCGATGGCGTGCCTGTCTCCAACGCGCGCCTCGACTTCCACGTCGCCGCGGGCAACCTGGTCGCCTTCGGCACCCACCGCTGGGCCCGCGCCACCGTCGATGGCGTGCCCCGCATCGACGCCGCCGAGGCGCAAACGATTCTCGACGCCTACCTCGGCGGCGACGACCGTGACGCTCGCCTGCCGGCCGACCCTCCGGAGCTGACGCTGCTCGCTCTCGATCCGCGCATGGAGTCGTCTCCCACACCCTGGCGGGGGGCGCGGGGCGAGGGACTGATCCACCGACTGATCTGGCGCCTGTCGTTCCGCGTCGCGGGCGAGGCCCCCCTGTGGGTCGGCGAGATCGACGCCCACAGCGGCGAGGTACTGGCGTTTTACGACGCGGCCCATTACGCCTCCGTACGCGGCGGGGTCTTCCCCCGGATGGGCAATGGTGATTGCGCGACCGGAGGCTGTGACTTCCCCCACCCGCTCCCCTTCGCCGACCTGAGCGAGGACGGGCAACCCACCGTGTTCACCGACGATTTCGGGGTCTACTCCTGCAACAGCGACCTGGCTCCGGTGACGACGAGCCTCGACGGCCGCTACGTGCGCATCGACGATGCGTGCGGACCCATCAGCCGGACCGCCGTCTGCGGTGAGGGGCTCGACCTCGGCCAACGGGCGGGCGAGAACTGCGCCGTGCAACCCGCGGCGAGCGCCGGCAACACCAGCGCCGCCCGCACGGCGTTCTACGACATCAACCGCGCCAAGCAGGCGGCGCGGGCCTACATGCCCGACAGCGCCTGGCTCCAGGGCGTGCTGACGGTCAACACCAACGTCAACAACACCTGCAACGCCTCCTACAGCGGCCAGATCAACATGTTCCGGGCCGGCAACGGCTGCGGCAACACGGGTGAGAACCTCGGCGTGCTGGTCCACGAATGGGGACACGGCATGGACGACAACGACGGCGGTGGTTTCGACAACCCGTCGGAGGCCTACGCCGATGTGGTCGCGATCTTCTGGAGCCACGACAGCTGCATCGGGCCCGGTTTCTACGTCGACGGGCGCACGTGCAGTGGTTTCGGAGACACCTGCCTCGACTGCACCGGCGTACGCGAAATGGACTGGGCACGCCGCCAGGCGGGTGAGCCGGCGACCCCCGCGGGCTTCGTCGACCCGCGCTGCGGAAGCGGCGACGGCCCCTGTGGACGCCAGGTCCACTGTGAGTCCCACCCGATCAGCGAGTCGATCTTCGACCTGGCGACGCGGGACCTGCCCGCCATGGGCCTGGATCCGGCCAGCGCCTGGCAACTCGCCGAGAAGCTCTGGTACGAAACCCGCACCGGCTCGGGCGGTGACATCTACAATTGCTCGCTTCCCGACTCCGACTCCTGCGGCTCTTCGAGCTGGTACCAGCAGATGCGGGTCGCCGACGACGACGACGGCGACCTGTCCAACGGAACTCCCCACGCGGCGGCACTGTTCGCGGCTTTCGATCGTCACGCCATCGCATGCGGCACCGCCGGCGATCCGCAAAACCAGAACTTCAGCTCCTGCCCCACCCTCGCCGCGCCGCAACTCGCCGCCTCTCCCTCCGGCGGCGGTGTCGAGTTGACCTGGGACACCGTGCCCGAGGCCGCCACCTACACGGTCTTTCGGGGCGACCTGGGCTGCGATGCCCAGGCGGTGAACATCGCCACCGTCGACGCGCCGGCGACATCGTTCTTCGACGACAACGTTTCCGAGGATTTCATCGTCAACTACCGCGTGCGACCCAACGCCGCCAATCCCGCATGCAGCGGCCCGGTTTCCAATTGCGTGCGCATCCCCGAGACCGCCAAGCTGATCCTCAACGCTCACCGTGTCGACGATTCCGGGGCCAACGGCGACGGCGACGGCCGGCTCGAGCCCGGCGAGACGATCACGCTGCCGACTTCCCTGTTCAACTACGGTGCGGCGGATGCCCTCGAGGTCAACGGTGGACTGCGCACCCTCGACCCCCGCGTGGTGCGCGTGCTGACACCGGACACCACCTGGCCGGACATTCTCCAGACGGAGGTGCAGGAGTCCCTGGCTCCCCACTTCCGGCTCACCGTGCTCCCCGATGCGGTATGCGGTGACGTGCTGGGCTTCGCCCTCGATTCACAGGCCCTCGACGTACCGCTCCACACCGATCTCTTCGACATCGGCATGGGAGTCTTCGTACGGGACTACCTCAACGACCAGGACACGAACATTCCCAACCAGACCACCGAGCCGGTGATCTCGACGATCACCATCGACGACGTGCGCACGGTCACCGACCTGGACGTCTCGATCGACATCAGCGCCATCCGTTCGAGTGACCTGATCGTCGAGGTCAGTTCTCCCGCCGGCACCACCGTACGCCTGAAGAACCAGACATCGGGCGGTCTCGACACGCGCTACGATCGCGACCGGCAGCCGGACGGGCCCGGGGTGATGAGCGATTTCGACGGGGAGCCGCTCGAGGGGACCTGGACCCTGTCGATCCAGGACGTCGTTCCCGGACCGTTCCCCACCGGCAGCACCCTGCGCAGTTGGACGATCCACGCCACGGTCGACGAACCCTTCGACTGCGCCGCGTTCTCCTGCTCCGACGTGATCCCCGGCGCCGTACCGCCGACGATGACCGTCGAGAAGGCCGGCGCCGACCTGGTGTTCGACTGGCAGATGGCCGCAGACGCCGATGGCTACAACCTGCTCGCCGACGACGACGCCCGGCTCGACACACCGGCACTCGTCGGCCAGACCAGCGGCGGCACGACCCTGACCCTGAGCGGAGCGGCCGGCGGCCGGGCCGGGAGCATCCGCCACTACGTGGTGCGCGGCACCAACACCTGCAACTGGGAAGGCCCCTGA
- the murJ gene encoding murein biosynthesis integral membrane protein MurJ, which translates to MTAEERREDRPAGGSRAAIVAAGIFASRLAGLIRDRALAHFFGVGGYADVFRTALRGPNVLQNLLGEGTISAAFIPVYSRLIEQGRREEAGRLAGAVFSLLLVLAAVLSLAGILFARPIVSIFAPGFLLDVATPGAVDRFALAVEAVRIIFPMTGVLVLSAWALGVLNSHRRFLVPYLAPVLWNVSIIAALVAVSRGAWQPESLLLAACWGALAGGALQFLVQLPFVAGVLRGFRPSLSLGVGGVREVLRAVGPVIAGRGVYQLSAYLDLALASLLAAGAVAAMGWAATLYLLPVSLFGMSVAAAELPELSRRADGGDGYLPRLRRSLEQMAFAVVPTSVGYLAFGWLIVGAIYRSGRFTLADNALVALVLAGYTLGLVATTWSRLLQNAFFALGETVVPAKIAGLRVGVSALVAVPAMLALDRHGMAEIFGGAAAGSDLRLGALGLALGSAAGAWVELAALRRRLAARVGGHFLPLGRALALAVVAAGAAAPAALTWWLLAGGPVLLVAPAVVGLYAALYLAACPALGLGSLRQWLGRVERGRR; encoded by the coding sequence ATGACGGCGGAAGAGCGCAGGGAAGATCGGCCCGCGGGCGGGAGTCGTGCCGCCATCGTGGCGGCGGGCATTTTCGCCAGTCGCCTGGCGGGCTTGATCCGCGACCGGGCGCTGGCCCACTTCTTCGGTGTCGGCGGCTACGCGGACGTGTTCCGCACCGCCCTGCGCGGCCCCAACGTGCTGCAGAACCTGCTGGGTGAGGGCACCATTTCGGCGGCTTTCATCCCCGTCTACTCGCGGCTGATCGAGCAGGGACGGCGGGAGGAGGCGGGACGGTTGGCGGGGGCCGTGTTCTCGCTTTTGCTGGTGCTGGCCGCGGTCCTTTCCCTGGCCGGGATCCTGTTCGCCCGGCCCATCGTCTCGATCTTTGCCCCGGGCTTCCTGCTCGATGTGGCCACACCCGGCGCCGTCGACCGCTTCGCCCTGGCGGTCGAGGCCGTGCGGATCATCTTCCCCATGACCGGCGTGCTGGTGCTCTCCGCCTGGGCCCTGGGGGTGCTCAACTCCCACCGTCGTTTCCTCGTGCCCTACCTGGCGCCGGTGTTGTGGAATGTCTCGATCATCGCCGCCCTGGTGGCCGTTTCCCGGGGCGCCTGGCAGCCCGAGTCGCTGCTGCTGGCCGCCTGCTGGGGCGCGCTGGCCGGGGGCGCGCTGCAGTTCCTCGTACAGCTTCCTTTCGTGGCCGGGGTGCTGCGGGGCTTCCGGCCGTCGCTCTCCCTGGGGGTCGGCGGCGTGCGGGAGGTGCTGCGGGCGGTGGGGCCGGTCATCGCCGGGCGGGGGGTCTACCAGCTCTCGGCCTACCTGGACCTGGCCCTGGCCTCTCTACTCGCGGCGGGGGCGGTGGCGGCCATGGGCTGGGCGGCGACGCTCTACCTGCTGCCGGTGAGCCTGTTCGGCATGTCCGTGGCGGCGGCGGAATTGCCGGAACTCTCCCGCCGGGCCGATGGTGGTGACGGTTATCTTCCGCGTCTGCGCCGCAGCCTCGAGCAGATGGCCTTCGCCGTGGTGCCCACCTCGGTGGGCTACCTGGCCTTCGGCTGGTTGATCGTGGGAGCGATCTATCGCTCGGGACGCTTCACCCTGGCCGACAACGCCCTGGTGGCCCTGGTGCTGGCGGGTTACACCCTGGGCCTGGTGGCAACCACCTGGTCCCGGCTGCTGCAAAACGCTTTTTTCGCCCTGGGTGAGACGGTGGTGCCGGCCAAGATCGCCGGGTTGCGGGTGGGCGTCTCGGCCCTTGTGGCGGTGCCGGCGATGCTGGCCCTCGATCGCCACGGCATGGCGGAGATCTTCGGGGGGGCGGCCGCCGGCAGTGACCTGCGCCTCGGGGCGCTGGGGCTGGCCCTGGGATCCGCGGCGGGGGCCTGGGTGGAGCTGGCCGCCCTGCGCCGCCGCCTGGCGGCCCGGGTGGGGGGACACTTCCTGCCCCTGGGCCGGGCCCTGGCCCTGGCGGTGGTGGCCGCGGGAGCCGCGGCCCCGGCGGCGCTGACCTGGTGGCTTCTGGCGGGAGGTCCCGTGCTGCTGGTCGCGCCGGCGGTGGTCGGCCTCTACGCTGCGTTGTACTTGGCGGCCTGCCCGGCGCTGGGCCTGGGCAGCCTGCGCCAGTGGCTGGGCCGGGTGGAGCGAGGCAGGCGATGA